TGTCTGCCTGTTTATCAGATAAATGAGGGGGGATAGACAGTTTTATTGAGCACCAGTTATATCTAAGCTATTAGAAATGAATTGAACAAAGTTGTTAAATTTTAATGAATATATCTTGTCCCAAATAATTATTTCAACTCAGAACTGAATGTGATGAAATTAGATAAGAGACAGTAATAACATGAAAAACATTTCCCCAAATACTAAACATGTTCCTGTGGCTCTCTTTTTATAGAGTTTAATGGTGCTGAAAGCAACTTCCTATTCCAAGTATTCAAGACTAGAAGGAGCATTCTGATTAGAATCCTGCAGACCAGTGAATGATGAATAGGAGGCCCAACCTGAATGGGTCTGGAGGACCAAGGTCCATCGGTGTTCCGCTGCTCTGTCCTTCTAACAGAGTGCtgctggagagagaagaggtcagCCAGGCCCCAGTGATGGCCTCCTCTTTCAGGGCCTCAGCGTTCCCCTCCCTGCATGTTGTACCTCGTGCTCCCCCTCCTGACGAAATCAGGCCCAAGAGGCCCACAGCTgcccacagagaggagagaccccCAGACCCTGGTTCCTGTCCAGGATGGATGTCGTGAGTCTCCCGGTTGGTTTAACAGCAGCAGCTCCCAGCTACCTGCCAAAACCAACAGACGCAGGCGCAACAAGGAGCTTTCCTTCACTGAGGTTCTGAAGAAATACAAGCTTCTACCTGATTCCCGGCCCAACAGCTCAGAGAGCCTGCACCAGAATGAGATGATGACACCTAGAATCCCTGTCAGCATCACTAGACCTGTTGTGAGGCCTAGCAACCCTCGGCGCCCAGCTAGACGGCCTGTTAGCCCCACAGGCCTGGGCCAGCCGGATGTACAGCCATCCAGACCTGAAGGGAGGCCTAGCAACCCTCGGCGCCCAGCTAGACGGCCTGTTAGCCCCACAGGCCTGGGCCAGCCGGATGTACAGCCATCCAGACCTGAAGGGAGGCCTAGCAACCCTCGGCGCCCAGCTAGACGGCCTGTTAGCCCCATAGGCCTGGGCCAGCCGGATGTACAGCCATCCAGACCTGAAGGAGGCCTAGCAACCCTCGGCGCCCAGCTAGACGGCCTGTTAGCCCCATAGGCCTGGGCCAGCCGGATGTACAGCCATCCAGACCTGAAGGGAGGCCTAGCAACCCTCGGCGCCCAGCTAGACGGCCTGTTAGCCCCATAGGCCTGGGCCAGCCGGATGTACAGCCATCCAGACCTGAAGGGAGGCCTAGCAACCCTCGGCGCCCAGCTAGACGGCCTGTTAGCCCCATAGGCCTGGGCCAGCCGGATGTACAGCCATCCAGACCTGAAGGGAAGCCTAGCAACCCTCGACGCCCCACTCGACAGCCTGTTAGCCCAGTTGGCCTGGTCCAACCTGATGTACAGCCATCCAGACCTGAAGGGAAGCTGAGCAACCCTCTGGGCCCCACGAGACGGCCTGTTAGACCAGTCGGCCTGGTCCAGCATGATGTTCAGCCTTCCAGACCTGAAGGAAGGCCTAGCAACCCTCGGAGCACCACTAGGAGAAAAGTTAAGCTCAGTAATCCTGTGTGTTCCGTTATACTCGAGTCCCAACCTACCAGTCCTGTGAGCATCACCACCAGCGCTGTGGACATAGTCCAGCCTGAGCCCCGTTCTACCTGCCCTCTGACCCTGGAAGAGCTGCCCCTTTCAGAGTCATGCAGCTTCAGCAACAATGTGTTTGTTCTCTCCATGCCGAAAGCTGCCCAGCCAGAGGAGGCTGCCAGAGGGAGCAGCAGCCCACCCAGGGACATCATCAGGCCTGAGGCCTTCGTCCAGACAGGACCCCTGCTGGCCAGGAGAGCCCAGAGGGATGCTCCTCCTCCAAAGGTCCCCAAACCCCCGGTGGCCCCCCGGCCCAAACTGCTGCCCTCCCTGAGCCAGGGCAACGTGTCCCTTGTCAGTGCCAACGCCTGGGATGAAAGgaccaagaagaagagaaagaaaggtCAGCACTTCTCTTTGTGCAATGACACATTTTGTCTTTTGAATATATTGTCAATATTGTATAATGTATGTTGATGGCTGATGTACAACCAGGAAGGTGATTTAATGTTTTTAAACATTCATAAATGAATTACTAATAAATGAATTTAACCTAATGTAATTTAAAGGAGTCAGAGTCCAGAGGTCTAGCCTGGGTCTGAGGCATATCCCCCGTGACGTAGAGCTGGCCATGATGAGGCCCCGTCTGGTCAAGTCAGCCGTTCCCTCCCAGCAGCCCTACCAGCCGTGGGACGACGAGGACGAGGTGGACATCTACGCCCTGAGACGAACAGCCTACATGTGTCCCATGTACGACCAGGAGGAGAGCAGCGTCAGGGGCAACAAGAGGGTGGCAGTGGAGGCCCTGGACAACATTCCTTTCAGAAGGAAGATCACCTTGTGTTATTTCATGGGGGGTCGCAGGGTCATGCTGCCAAAAGACTACTAACCCAACCCCCCTCAATATCCACAACAACCCCCCTTTGTCCCAGACAGCGaagaacaggacacacacagagagacagagtggacacCAACAGGGCCATCAGAGGGACAGAGACCCTCTCAGTTGAGGTTAGGAATGTCAGCTACTAAAAGGCTTCTATAGACCATCTCTGTAGCAAGAGAACCTCCAGTGATCAGACTGGAatgtcctctgtctcccctcctgtctcccctcccctcaccactACTCCCCCAAGAGGACCCCTTCACCCTGCCTCCCATCCCCACTACTCCCCCAAGAGGAACGctgctccctgcctcccctcacctCTTCTCCCCAAGAGGAACGCTGCTCCCTACTTCTCCCTCGAGGACTACAGTCTCTTATCTCTAGATCAGTGTTGGGGTCAGATCAATGTCAAtacagtcaattcaggaagtaaactgacatTTTCTCATAGTGGCATTGAGGAAAATTGGAATTGGactttcagtttacttcctgaaatGTAAAGGAATGACCCCAACCCTAATCTAAATAAACTACTAGATCTCTATGATGACAGAGTCTCAGACATAAAGACAATAATCCTGTTACTGTCCAGGACCTTGTCTTTACATTTCCCTGAAGCATTACAGAAataaaaacaaagtgttgaagaAAATACAATCTTTGGAGTTTTGAGAGGCTGTttcacctagtagtccatcacattgtaacgttgttccttctaacagaatggttgttccacctagtagtccatcacattgtaacgttgttccttctaacagaatggctgttccacctagtagtccatcacattgtaacgttgttccttctaacagaatggctgttccacctagtagtccatcacattgtaacgttgttccttctaacagaatggttgttccacctagtagtccatcacattgtaacgttgttccttctaacagaatggctgttccacctagtagtccatcacattgtaacgttgttccttctaacagaatggttgttccacctagtagtccatcacattgtaacgttgttccttctaacagaatggttgttccacctagtagtccatcacattgtaacgttgttccttctaacagaatggttgtttcacctagtagtccatcacattgtaacgttgttccttctaaatttgcttcctgcaacactaactcaaaaagttctgggacactgtaaagtccatggagaataagaacacctcctcccagctgcccactgcactgaagataggaaacactgtcaccactgataaatccaccataattgagcatttcaataagcatttttctacggctggccatgctttccacctggctactcctaccccggtcaacagcactgcacccccacagcaactcgcccaagccttccccatttctccttctcccaaatccgttcagttgatgttctgaaagagctgcaaaatctggacccctacaaatcagccaggctagacaatctggaccctttctttctaaaattatctgccgaaattgttgccacccctattactagcctgttcaacctctctttcgtgtcgtctgagattcccaaagattggaaagcagctgcggtcatccccctcttcaaaggggggacactcttgacccaaactgctacagacctatatctatcctaccatgcctttctaaggtcttgaaagccaagtcaacaaacagattaccgaccatttcgaatctcaccataccttctctgctatgcaacctggtttcagagctggtcatgggtgcacctcagccacgctcaaggtcctaaatggtatcttaaccgccatcgataagaaacattactgtgcagccgtattcattgatctggccaaggctttcgactctgttaatcaccacatcctcatcggcagactcgacagccttggtttctcaaatgattgcctcgcctggttcaccaactacttctctgatagagttcagtgtgtcaaatcggagggtctgctgtccggacctctggcagtctctatgggggtgccacaaggttcaattcttggaccgactcttctctgtatacatcaatgaggtcgctcttgctgctggtgagtctctgatccgctctctccactggcttccagttgaagctcgcatccgctacaagaccatggtgcttgcctacggagctgtgaagggaacggcacctcagtacctccaagctctgatcaggccctacacccaaacaagggcactgcgttcatccacctctggcctgctcgcctccctaccactgaggaagtacagttcccactcagcccagtcaaaactgttcgctgctctggctccccaatggtggaacacactccctcacgacgccaggacagcggagtcaatcaccaccttccggagacacctgaaaccccacctctttaaggaatacctaggataggataaagtaatccttctcaccccccttaaaagatttagatgcactattgtaaagtggctgttccactggatgtcataaggt
This DNA window, taken from Oncorhynchus keta strain PuntledgeMale-10-30-2019 unplaced genomic scaffold, Oket_V2 Un_contig_5896_pilon_pilon, whole genome shotgun sequence, encodes the following:
- the LOC127925589 gene encoding uncharacterized protein LOC127925589 gives rise to the protein MLDQADWSNRPSRGAQRVAQLPFRSGWLYIRLDQANWANRLSSGASRVARLPFRSGWLYIRLAQAYGANRPSSWAPRVARPPFRSGWLYIRLAQAYGANRPSSWAPRVARPPFRSGWLYIRLAQAYGANRPSSWAPRVARPPFRSGWLYIRLAQACGANRPSSWAPRVARPPFRSGWLYIRLAQACGANRPSSWAPRVARPHNRSSDADRDSRCHHLILVQAL
- the LOC127925590 gene encoding uncharacterized protein LOC127925590, whose translation is MMFSLPDLKEGLATLGAPLGENPVSITTSAVDIVQPEPRSTCPLTLEELPLSESCSFSNNVFVLSMPKAAQPEEAARGSSSPPRDIIRPEAFVQTGPLLARRAQRDAPPPKVPKPPVAPRPKLLPSLSQGNVSLVSANAWDERTKKKRKKGVRVQRSSLGLRHIPRDVELAMMRPRLVKSAVPSQQPYQPWDDEDEVDIYALRRTAYMCPMYDQEESSVRGNKRVAVEALDNIPFRRKITLCYFMGGRRVMLPKDY